The window CGGAGCGTAATTTCATCGCGGCCAGCAGGGATCTCGTGCAGGCGGGCGTTAACTTTGTGAAGGACCATGCGAACCAGTTGACCGCTCTCCGCGCCCAGCATGCTGCAGCGGAAGCCGTCCTCGACGCCGCGCTGGCGTGGGAGAAGGAGCAGACAGGCCAGCTTGGCTGGTACGAGCGCATGAGCCCTGACGAGCTGGACCTGCATGACGCCATCCGCGCCTACCGCGCGGCGAAGGAAGGCACCTAAGTGGGCCTCACTTGCGCCCCGCGCGAGCGCGAGATCCAGAAAGCGATCTTGGATCTGCTCCGCGTCCACGGCATCCCCGCCTGGCGCATCAATAGCCGGGTCCTCACCCTCCCCGGGAGCGCCGGCCTCTACCGCATGGGCGGGGTGAAGGGGATGGCCGACATCATCGCCATGGTGCCCGGCTCCGGCCGCTTCCTCGCGCTCGAGGTGAAGCGCCCTGGCCAGAAGCTCACGCTCGATCAAGCCATCTTTCTTGATCGCATCGCGCGCAATGGCGGCATCGGGGCGCGGGTGACGAGCTGTAACGAGGTGCTGGCTCTGCTAGAGCGACATGGCTGGACGCCGTCGTCACGCTTGGGGATGGGATCGCCGCGGTCGGGATCCTTCCCGCCCTGAGCGGTTGAGAGCATAGCATACGGAACAAATATGTCTGACATCATTCGCGAATCGCGCGAAGAGCGAAGCCATCGTTTCGCACGTTAGCGCTGACCGCGCCGCGAGGGGCGGGGCGGGGGCACCGCCGGGGGGACGGCTTAGGTTCTTCCTCAGCCCCCTGAGCGCGGGTCAGCGACGG is drawn from Candidatus Methylomirabilota bacterium and contains these coding sequences:
- a CDS encoding VRR-NUC domain-containing protein produces the protein MGLTCAPREREIQKAILDLLRVHGIPAWRINSRVLTLPGSAGLYRMGGVKGMADIIAMVPGSGRFLALEVKRPGQKLTLDQAIFLDRIARNGGIGARVTSCNEVLALLERHGWTPSSRLGMGSPRSGSFPP